CGTGGTGAAGGAGGCGGTGCGCCGGGTGGAGAACTCGGGGATCGTGTTCATCGACGAGATCGACAAGGTCTCGAGCCGGGAGAGCGGCGGGGGGGGACCCGACGTGAGCCGCGAGGGAGTGCAGCGCGATCTGCTCCCAGTGATCGAGGGCTCGACGGTGACGACGAAGTATGGCCCGGTCCAGACCGACCACATCCTCTTCATCGCCTCGGGCGCCTTCCACGTGGCGAAGCCCTCCGACCTCATCCCGGAGCTGCAGGGCCGCTTCCCGATCCGCGTCGAGCTGCAGCCGCTCACGCGCGACGACTTCATCCGCATTCTCACGGAGCCGAAGAACGCGCTCTGCGCGCAGTACGAGGCGCTCCTGGCCACCGAAGGGATCCAGGTCCAGTTCGGCGAGGATGCGGTGGCGGAGGTGGCCCGGATCGCCGCCGAGGTGAACGACCGCATGGAGAACATCGGCGCACGGCGGTTGCACACGATCCTGGAGAAGCTCCTCGAGGAGCTCAGCTTCGAGGCGCCGGACATCGGGCCCCAGACCATCTCGGTCACGGCGCACTACGTGAATGAGCGGCTCCAGGCGGTCCTGGCCAGCGACGACCTCTCTCGCTACATCCTGTAGGGGGTGTCCCGCCCCGCCGACGTCCTTCGACGCGCTCGCTTTGGCCCGGTCCTACCACCCTTCCGCGCGCCTCGAGGGCCCCTGTCGCGGCCCCGGTGGCAATCGACTCCGCCGTGGGGATCGGCTAATGTCAGGAGGTGGTCGGCCACCGCCGACACGGACGCGTAGCACACAGGCCATCCATGCCGCACGGCGCACACATCGACGGCCTCGGGGACCGCGCGTTGCCGGTCAGGCTGGCGCGCGACGCCGACTTCAGCCGAGCGGCGCTCAGCGCGCAAGAGGGCTTCGTGCTCTCGCGCATCGACGGGTCCACGACGATCGAGATGCTGTGCGTCATCTCGGGCCTCGGCGAGAACACCACGGTGGAGATCCTGCGGCGCTTGCACGCCCACGGACTGATCTCGGTCGGCGACGAGAGAACGGCGAAGCCCCAGGGCTCGCCGGCGCCGGCCTCGCCCAAGGTAGCGGCCCCTTCCACGCCGGTGGTGAACCCAGAGCCCGTTGCGGGCGCGGCGCGTGCCAGCGTCGCGCACGTCGAGCTCCCGCCCCACGAAGAGGGGCTCGAGATCAAGGTGGAGGTGCGGCAGCGACTTCGCATGTTCCACAGCCGGCTCCGCGAGATGAACTTCTTCGAGCTGCTCGAGGTGGACGTCGCCGCCGACACCAAGGAGATCCGGCGCGCCTACTTCTCGCGGAGCAAGGAGTTCCATCCGGACCGCTACTTCAACCGCAACATCGGCCCATACAAGGAGATGCTCGCCGAGGTCTTCAAGCAGATCGCCGCAGCCTACAAGTTCCTGGAGGACGAGGGCCAGCGGCTGGAGTACCGCGAGACCCTGGTGAGAGAGGCGGAGGAGTCCCAGCTCCGTCAGCAACTCCGCGAGCAGGCGAACGAGGTGCTGGCGGCCGAGCTCGGGATCCGAGCCAGCGCCTCGGGTACCGGGCTCGACCAGGGCAGCGGCGAGTACTCGTTCGTCCGGAACGTACGGGCGAGGGCGGTGAGCGAGCGGGGACCCCGGTCCGATGCGGCCGTGGGCGAGGAGGGAGAGGCTGCAGCGCCGTCGACGCGGAGAGGGGCGGGCAGCGTCGAGCGCCCTCTGACGGGGCCCGTGGCGCCGGCGAGTGTGGGGGCGCCAGCGTCCCAGGTCCACGCGGCGGAGCCCGTCGCGGCAGGGGCCGTCGAGGAGCCGGCGGCCGAGGACCCCGAGCGGGAAGCGCGTCGGGAGCAGGATCGGCAGCGTCGGCGGCGACTGACCGGCGCGAACCCTGTGCTCGCGCGACAACGCCGCGCCCGTGGCTTCTTCGAGAGCGGGGTCAAGCAGATGGAGGCGGGCAAGTGGCTCGCCGCAGCGGCGAGCTTCAAGTTGGCCATCACCTTCGACGAGACGGACGCGGAGTATCAGCGGCGGTACGAAGAAGCGGTGGACAAGTCCCGCAGCCAGACGGGCGAGGGGTACTTCAAGCGCGCCCTGTTCGAGGAATCGGTGGGGAGGCTCGACGCAGCGGGGCAGCTCTTCGCCCGGGCCGCGGACGTCTTTCCGTGCGCCCCGTACCTGCAGAAGGCCGCGCGGGCGATGCTCTGGGCGGAAGACTTGAATAAAGCTAAAGAATATGCTACGAAGGCCGTTCAGGTCGATCCGACTTCCGCGGACGCGCGACTGAGTCTGGCGCGGGTTTGCCTGGCGGCGGGGCTCAAGAAGAACGCCCGCCGCGAGGTGGACATGGCGCTCAGGCTCGATCCGAAGAGCCAGGAAGCCCAGGACCTCCTGAAGGAGATTCGGCGCGGCTAGCCGAGGCCTAGTGCCCTCGGCTGGGAGAGAGTCGCGCTCGCAGCGGAGCAGTATCTCCCGGTCAAGGTGCCAGGGGAGAGCGACGGGAATCCACGATGGAAAAAGTCATTGGCATCGACCTCGGCACGACGAACTCGTGCGTCGCGGTCGTAGAGGACGGCACGCCGACGGTCATTCCGAATCGAGGGGGTTACAAGACGACCCCATCGATGGTCGCGGTCGCCGAGAACGGCAAGCGCCTGGTCGGTCACATCGCCAAGCGGCAGGCCATCACGAACGCGGAGAACACGGTCTACGCCGCGAAGCGCCTCATCGGGCGCAAGTGGAATAGCCCCCCGGTCAAGGCGGCCATCGAAAGCGTGCCGTACTCCATCGTCGAGGGCCCGCACGACGACGTGCGCATCCGGCTGCGCGACAAGGTCTACTCCGTGCCGGAGATCTCCAGCTTCGTGCTGCAGGAGATGAAGATGGTCGCCGAGGACTACCTCGGCGAGGAGGTGACCCGGGCCGTGGTCACCGTCCCGGCCTACTTCAACGACGGGCAGCGGCAGGCCACGAAGGACGCCGGACGAATCGCGGGACTGGACGTCATCCGGATCATCAACGAGCCGACGGCGGCGGCGCTGGCCTACGGCTTCGGCAAGAACATCGAGCGCAAGGTCGCGATCTACGACCTTGGGGGAGGCACCTTCGACATCTCGATTCTCGAGATCGGGAACGGCGTCTTCGAGGTGATCAGCACGGCGGGAGACACCTTCCTCGGCGGCGAGGACTTCGACAAGCGCATCATCGACTGGCTCGTTTTCGGGTTCGCCAAAGAGCACAAGATCGACCTGCGCAAGGACAAGATGGCGCTGCAGCGGCTCAAGGACGTGGCCGAGAAGGCCAAGTGCGAACTGAGCGCGGTGAAGGAGACGGAGATCAATCTCCCGTTCATCATCAGCACCTCCAGGAACGACGCCCTGCACCTCCAGAGGACGCTGACCCGTGAGAAGCTCGAGGAACTCACCATCGACCTGGTCGAACGAACCGTTCACATCTGCAAGAAGACGCTGCGCGAGGCGGACATCGACAAGTCCGAACTCGAGGACGTGATCCTGGTCGGCGGGCAGACGCGCATGCCGAAGGTCCAGGAGATGGTCGCGGAGTTCTTCGGACTGGAGCCCTGCAAGGGGGTCCACCCGGACGAGGTCGTGGCGCTAGGCGCAGCGATCCAGGGACAGGCGCTCATGGACGAGGACAGCGAGATGCTGCTCCTCGACGTGACGCCGCATTCCCTCGGGATCATGATCGTGGGTGGGCTCTTCCACAAACTCATCGAGCAGAACACCACGGTCCCGACGAGCAAGAGCCACATCTTCACGACGGTGAAGGACAACCAGACTTCGGTGAAGATCCTCGTGCTGCAGGGCGAGTCCGAACGGGCGGAGGAGAACGAGCTCCTCGGCGAGTTCATCCTTACGGGGCTCCGCCGGGCGCCGCGGGGTGAGGTCGAGATCGAGGTCACCTTCGAGATCAGCGCCGACGGGATCGTCTCCGTTTCGGCCAAGGACATGGAGACGGGCCAGCAGCAGAGCATCACGGTGACTGCGACGAGCGGTCTGACCGAGGACGAGATCCGTCGGATGGTCGAGGAGAACAAGGACTATCTGCTCGAGGTGCGCGACGGTGAGGAGTTCGAACGCGAGAAGCAGCTCATCGAGCGCATGGTGGACGAGATCGAGAAGCTCTTCCCCAAGGTCGAGGAGATCATCGCCGGGAGCGACTTCGGGCGCGACGCGGTGAAGAAGGCCCACGCCGTGCTCGACCGCGCGCGAGGCGCTATCGCGTCGCGAGATCGCCAGGGTATGTCCGAGACGAAGGAGGCCCTCAGTCGAACGTTGAACATGTTCAAGGGGGTGGTTTCGAAGACCCAGCTCGGCTAGGCCGCCCGTGAGCCGACGCCGCGCGAGCGAGCTTCGCCTCCGCTTGCGGGAGGCGACCAACGAGCGGGGGAACCCCGCGACTGCGATCCCGGGGGCCGGAAAGTAGCAGAGGATGTCCGACGCCGAGTCCACCGCGCATGCTCTCGTAGAGGAAGGGTTGCAGCTCTACGGACGCGGGCGCCTGGAGGAAGCCCTCTCGCGCTGGCGGCAGGCGCTGGCCCTCGTCCCCGGCTTCGAACGCGCCGAAGAGTACGTCCGTTACGTCGAGGACAATCGAGCGGCGCTCGAGGCCACCTTTCAGCCGATGACAGCGGGAGCAGCCGACGAAGCGGCCACCGAGGGGGCAGCCGACGAAGACCTGGACGTGGACGTGGACCTCGGTGAACTCGAGGACTCCTCGCCGCGCAGCGCCTTCGACGGGCGCCCGCTCATCGTGCCGCAGGACGAGGTCTCCGAGGCGATTCGTCTCCCCCCGGAGGAAGGGATGGGAGCGGGGCGGGGGACGCGTCCGACGCAAGACCGCCTGCCGAGGATAGACCTGGACGGCAGTTCGCCCGAGCATTTCGGCGCGGACGAACGGACTCCGATGGGCCAGGTCACCTGGGAGATGGCCACGCCGGCCCCCGCGGAGCCGCAAGCAGAAGATCACACGCCTCGGTTGGAGCTGAGTCGCTGGCCCGACGACGTAGAGCAGCGTGGTGCTGCGGTGGGTGAGCCCGAGGTCCACGTCTCCGTCAGGCATTCGATGGACGCGATCACGAGACCCATCGACCTGAACGAGGTGCAGGGACTCCTCGAGCCCGAGGAGGAGCCCGAGCCTGCTGCGCCTCCGGAGGTGCCTCCGCGGCCGAAGGAGCGAGAGGATTCGCCCCGGCGGCCCACGCCCCTCACGCTGCTTCCGGGCGGAGCGGCCTTCGACGACACCGAGTTCGATCCTTTCGAGCCGACGCCGGTAGGGTTCAGCATCCCGGAGCCCGCGAGGATGGTGGGTGCGACGCAGGACGAGGTGCGGCAGGGGCGGCCTCCGTCGGGGGGCCGCGGCCGGGCGGAGTCGCCTCCTTCGGGGAGCCACGACAGACCCGTGGCTCCTCGGCCCGCTGGGGTCCCCCAGGGCCGATCGAGGGGACCGCAGGTTGGCGGGGCCGCATCGGAATGGATGCGGCCGCAAGAGCCCGACGCGCGCGGAGCGGCGGTTTCGAGCAGCACGCTCCTCGGGCTGCCTACGATGGCGAGCGAGGTCTCGCA
The Deltaproteobacteria bacterium genome window above contains:
- a CDS encoding DnaJ domain-containing protein, which produces MPHGAHIDGLGDRALPVRLARDADFSRAALSAQEGFVLSRIDGSTTIEMLCVISGLGENTTVEILRRLHAHGLISVGDERTAKPQGSPAPASPKVAAPSTPVVNPEPVAGAARASVAHVELPPHEEGLEIKVEVRQRLRMFHSRLREMNFFELLEVDVAADTKEIRRAYFSRSKEFHPDRYFNRNIGPYKEMLAEVFKQIAAAYKFLEDEGQRLEYRETLVREAEESQLRQQLREQANEVLAAELGIRASASGTGLDQGSGEYSFVRNVRARAVSERGPRSDAAVGEEGEAAAPSTRRGAGSVERPLTGPVAPASVGAPASQVHAAEPVAAGAVEEPAAEDPEREARREQDRQRRRRLTGANPVLARQRRARGFFESGVKQMEAGKWLAAAASFKLAITFDETDAEYQRRYEEAVDKSRSQTGEGYFKRALFEESVGRLDAAGQLFARAADVFPCAPYLQKAARAMLWAEDLNKAKEYATKAVQVDPTSADARLSLARVCLAAGLKKNARREVDMALRLDPKSQEAQDLLKEIRRG
- the dnaK gene encoding molecular chaperone DnaK; translation: MEKVIGIDLGTTNSCVAVVEDGTPTVIPNRGGYKTTPSMVAVAENGKRLVGHIAKRQAITNAENTVYAAKRLIGRKWNSPPVKAAIESVPYSIVEGPHDDVRIRLRDKVYSVPEISSFVLQEMKMVAEDYLGEEVTRAVVTVPAYFNDGQRQATKDAGRIAGLDVIRIINEPTAAALAYGFGKNIERKVAIYDLGGGTFDISILEIGNGVFEVISTAGDTFLGGEDFDKRIIDWLVFGFAKEHKIDLRKDKMALQRLKDVAEKAKCELSAVKETEINLPFIISTSRNDALHLQRTLTREKLEELTIDLVERTVHICKKTLREADIDKSELEDVILVGGQTRMPKVQEMVAEFFGLEPCKGVHPDEVVALGAAIQGQALMDEDSEMLLLDVTPHSLGIMIVGGLFHKLIEQNTTVPTSKSHIFTTVKDNQTSVKILVLQGESERAEENELLGEFILTGLRRAPRGEVEIEVTFEISADGIVSVSAKDMETGQQQSITVTATSGLTEDEIRRMVEENKDYLLEVRDGEEFEREKQLIERMVDEIEKLFPKVEEIIAGSDFGRDAVKKAHAVLDRARGAIASRDRQGMSETKEALSRTLNMFKGVVSKTQLG